One Paenibacillus riograndensis SBR5 DNA segment encodes these proteins:
- a CDS encoding cytochrome C oxidase subunit IV family protein, which produces MATEQHSASSGAVKHRHRQEGPQRHIVVFAFSVVLTLIAFAAVAAGGVNATFAVILLLVMAVLQVFLQMGFWMHLKDKGHLLPIIFMLGGFFIAGTCIVMALYWVWWD; this is translated from the coding sequence ATGGCGACAGAACAGCATTCCGCTTCGAGCGGCGCGGTGAAGCACCGCCACCGGCAGGAAGGGCCGCAGCGGCATATTGTGGTATTTGCCTTCTCTGTCGTTTTGACGCTGATTGCCTTTGCGGCTGTAGCTGCCGGGGGTGTCAATGCCACATTTGCCGTGATCCTGCTTCTGGTGATGGCAGTGCTTCAGGTATTCCTGCAAATGGGCTTCTGGATGCATCTCAAGGACAAAGGGCACCTGCTGCCCATTATATTTATGCTGGGCGGCTTTTTTATCGCTGGAACCTGCATTGTGATGGCGCTCTACTGGGTATGGTGGGATTAG
- a CDS encoding cytochrome (ubi)quinol oxidase subunit III has translation MTTAHAESAAGNLPHEPEKATLEGRNKVLAFWLFLGGESVLFGTLFATFLALRNQTNEGPSANDLFHLPLVAAATFLLLVSSLTSVFAIQAMHRGKVAVLRNWLLVTVFLGLCFLVLEIYEFSVYVRHEEFGMTTSAFSSAFYTLVGFHGAHVAFGILWISVLIGQLARKGLTVVTAPKIYVSAMYWHFIDVVWVFIFTVVYLLGKVG, from the coding sequence ATGACAACAGCACATGCCGAAAGTGCGGCGGGTAATCTTCCGCACGAACCTGAAAAAGCAACCCTGGAGGGACGCAACAAGGTGCTGGCCTTTTGGCTGTTCCTGGGCGGGGAGTCGGTACTGTTCGGAACCCTGTTCGCCACCTTCCTGGCACTGCGGAACCAGACCAATGAAGGCCCGTCGGCAAATGATCTGTTCCATCTGCCGCTGGTGGCGGCTGCAACATTCCTCCTGCTAGTCAGCAGTCTGACCAGTGTTTTCGCCATTCAGGCCATGCACAGGGGGAAGGTAGCGGTGCTTCGCAACTGGCTGCTGGTTACGGTATTTCTGGGACTATGCTTTCTGGTGCTGGAAATCTATGAATTCAGCGTATATGTAAGACATGAGGAGTTCGGCATGACCACCAGCGCCTTCAGCTCGGCGTTCTACACACTGGTTGGCTTTCACGGCGCGCATGTGGCTTTTGGCATCCTCTGGATTTCCGTGTTGATCGGGCAGCTTGCGCGCAAGGGGCTTACGGTCGTAACCGCGCCCAAAATTTATGTTTCGGCCATGTACTGGCATTTTATTGATGTGGTATGGGTCTTTATCTTTACCGTCGTATACCTGCTCGGAAAGGTGGGGTAA
- a CDS encoding ABC transporter ATP-binding protein, with product MVQQAIELRNVSKKRRQGKTIGPLNLNLPQGYITALVGQNGSGKSTMLHMLLQLTFPDEGEIRWFEHSYADGLPLALRQRIAYVPENPQAEEKYWSAAEAAEFRRHWYPAWDQDFFEALLAKFEVPEDAKLGKMSKGERRKFEIAAALAARPQLLLLDEPSSGLDPFAWKAMIETLRKYMDESGATVVISTHIVEEVRRLADYIVLMHHGQLLGMAEKDSLFGSWSEIWVQVENEEELGELAQELPGALHFAIDTPGVASFITPQAQQNEKRVQDLGVKVIKSRILELDEILSLWTQGHRPALIDQERGD from the coding sequence ATGGTACAGCAGGCCATAGAACTGCGTAATGTAAGCAAAAAGCGGCGGCAGGGCAAGACCATAGGCCCCCTGAATCTAAATCTTCCGCAGGGCTATATTACCGCACTGGTGGGCCAGAATGGCTCCGGCAAAAGCACAATGCTGCATATGCTCCTGCAGCTGACCTTCCCCGATGAGGGCGAAATCCGCTGGTTCGAGCATTCCTATGCGGACGGGCTGCCGCTTGCGCTTCGCCAGCGTATTGCCTACGTACCGGAAAACCCGCAGGCCGAGGAGAAATACTGGAGTGCCGCAGAGGCTGCCGAATTCCGGCGCCACTGGTACCCGGCTTGGGATCAGGATTTCTTCGAGGCGCTGCTGGCAAAGTTTGAAGTGCCGGAGGATGCCAAGCTGGGCAAAATGTCCAAGGGCGAGCGCCGCAAGTTCGAGATTGCCGCTGCACTGGCGGCCCGTCCACAGCTGCTGCTGCTGGATGAGCCATCCTCAGGGCTGGACCCTTTTGCCTGGAAGGCAATGATTGAGACTCTGCGCAAATATATGGATGAGTCCGGCGCTACAGTGGTGATTTCGACCCATATTGTGGAGGAGGTGCGGCGGCTCGCGGATTATATTGTGCTGATGCATCACGGGCAGCTGCTCGGAATGGCCGAGAAGGACAGCTTGTTTGGCTCATGGAGCGAGATTTGGGTCCAGGTGGAGAATGAGGAAGAGCTGGGGGAGCTTGCACAAGAGCTGCCGGGAGCATTGCATTTTGCCATAGATACACCGGGTGTCGCCTCATTTATTACCCCGCAAGCACAGCAGAATGAGAAACGTGTCCAGGATTTGGGCGTAAAGGTTATCAAGAGCCGGATTTTGGAGCTGGATGAAATCCTGAGCTTATGGACACAGGGGCACCGCCCGGCACTGATTGACCAGGAGAGAGGAGACTAG
- a CDS encoding MBL fold metallo-hydrolase, with amino-acid sequence MINDPWFTVQQIDETTFAISEYGHWEKVHSFLLLGQERAALIDTGLGIGNIRTITDQLTNLPIDVLTTHVHTDHIGSHGEYERIFVHEGDLDWLVHGIKGLSLEQIRRDIGRDISQPVPEGFDPQTYRPFQGEPAGLLRDGDTVELGGRALAVYHTPGHSPGHLVFWDTLNGYLFTGDLLYDGTPVYAFYPSTSPVDLVASLERIAEIDGVQRIYGSHNTLGLHPQILSEVKHAVQLLRRNDLVKFGTGLHTFNGFSIQF; translated from the coding sequence ATGATCAATGATCCCTGGTTTACCGTACAACAAATCGATGAGACCACCTTCGCCATCAGTGAGTATGGACATTGGGAGAAGGTCCATTCTTTCCTCCTGCTGGGTCAGGAACGGGCGGCGTTGATTGATACCGGGCTGGGAATCGGCAATATCCGGACTATCACAGATCAGTTAACGAATCTGCCGATCGATGTGCTGACCACACATGTACATACTGACCATATCGGCAGCCATGGGGAATACGAGCGGATTTTTGTGCATGAGGGAGATCTGGATTGGCTCGTCCATGGCATTAAGGGCTTATCACTTGAACAGATCCGCCGGGATATCGGCAGAGATATCAGCCAGCCTGTGCCGGAGGGTTTTGATCCGCAGACCTACCGGCCCTTTCAGGGTGAGCCCGCAGGGTTATTGCGGGACGGAGACACTGTTGAGCTGGGCGGCAGAGCGTTAGCTGTGTATCATACCCCCGGCCATTCTCCGGGGCATCTTGTCTTCTGGGATACGTTGAACGGCTATTTGTTCACTGGCGATCTGCTGTATGACGGAACTCCGGTCTATGCTTTTTACCCGTCCACCAGCCCTGTGGATTTAGTCGCGTCTTTGGAGAGGATTGCGGAGATTGATGGGGTACAGCGGATTTACGGATCGCACAACACACTGGGTCTCCATCCACAAATTCTGAGCGAGGTGAAGCATGCGGTGCAACTGCTGCGCAGGAATGATCTGGTCAAATTCGGCACAGGCCTTCATACGTTTAACGGCTTCAGCATACAGTTCTGA
- the coxB gene encoding cytochrome c oxidase subunit II, protein MMKTWQAGKRLLPMTAALGLILAGCGREDLSVLRPQGPAAESSFDLMKLSITIMIVVLLIVFSIAAYVLVRFRRKPDQREMPEQVEGSFKLEVLWTVIPLVLVVVLAVPTVKAVFAAGNDHSSDKNAIKVKVTGHQYWWEFEYTDYGVTTAQDLVIPAGKDIAFELSTKDVLHSFWVPSLSGKMDTNPDGTTNRFSFSAPNEGVYRGKCAELCGPSHGFMEFKVKSVSEAAFEKWVNSMKAPAVLPEDPALAEKFKSQCLTCHAVGDMPDLSSAPNLTGIGSRESVAGILLNDDTGVDGAPVLENLKTWLHDTAGVKPGNKMPDPKKDMGLSDEEIDGIAEFLAGYTLD, encoded by the coding sequence ATGATGAAAACGTGGCAGGCTGGAAAGCGGCTTCTTCCCATGACCGCAGCACTTGGACTCATACTTGCCGGATGCGGGCGGGAGGACCTGTCGGTGCTTCGTCCTCAAGGACCGGCGGCGGAAAGCTCGTTCGATCTGATGAAGCTGTCGATCACTATCATGATTGTTGTACTGCTGATCGTCTTTTCCATTGCAGCCTATGTACTGGTCCGTTTCCGGCGCAAACCCGATCAGAGAGAGATGCCCGAGCAGGTGGAGGGCAGCTTCAAGCTGGAAGTGCTCTGGACGGTCATACCGCTGGTGCTGGTAGTGGTCTTGGCGGTTCCCACGGTTAAAGCAGTGTTCGCTGCCGGGAATGATCACTCCAGCGACAAAAACGCCATAAAGGTCAAGGTGACCGGACACCAGTACTGGTGGGAATTCGAGTATACCGATTATGGAGTAACGACTGCGCAGGATCTGGTGATTCCTGCCGGGAAGGATATCGCTTTTGAACTGAGCACGAAGGATGTGCTGCATTCCTTCTGGGTCCCCTCGCTCTCCGGAAAAATGGATACCAACCCTGATGGAACAACGAACCGGTTCAGTTTCAGTGCGCCCAATGAAGGCGTTTACCGGGGCAAATGCGCAGAGCTCTGCGGACCCTCCCATGGCTTTATGGAGTTCAAGGTGAAATCCGTCAGCGAAGCGGCGTTTGAGAAATGGGTCAACTCTATGAAGGCTCCGGCTGTGCTGCCGGAAGATCCGGCTCTGGCCGAGAAATTCAAATCCCAATGCCTGACCTGCCATGCCGTAGGGGATATGCCGGATTTGTCGAGTGCGCCTAATCTGACCGGAATCGGCTCGCGGGAGTCCGTGGCGGGGATCTTGCTGAACGACGATACAGGGGTGGACGGAGCGCCGGTACTGGAGAATCTTAAGACCTGGCTGCATGATACCGCAGGCGTCAAACCCGGTAACAAGATGCCTGATCCTAAGAAGGATATGGGCTTAAGTGATGAAGAGATAGACGGAATTGCCGAGTTTTTGGCCGGCTACACGCTGGACTAG
- a CDS encoding DUF420 domain-containing protein, giving the protein MDIFTVFPTISTSFIVISAVLVAIGWRLIIKGKREAHKKTMIAAAIAAVLFFIVYMSRTVFVGNTSWGGPEDLSLLYHIFLIFHIVLATVAAVFGITTLTLGFKAKYAKHRKWGRVTSVIWFITAITGVAVYVLLYIFYPGGHTKPVWEVILGA; this is encoded by the coding sequence ATGGATATTTTTACAGTGTTTCCAACGATCAGCACATCTTTCATCGTGATCAGTGCGGTGCTGGTGGCTATTGGCTGGAGACTAATCATCAAGGGCAAACGCGAGGCGCACAAGAAGACAATGATTGCTGCCGCTATCGCTGCCGTTCTGTTTTTTATCGTATATATGTCAAGAACGGTGTTTGTAGGCAATACTTCGTGGGGCGGTCCTGAGGATCTGTCGCTGCTGTATCACATTTTTCTGATATTCCATATCGTGCTGGCAACGGTGGCAGCCGTATTCGGGATTACCACGCTGACCCTCGGCTTCAAGGCCAAATACGCCAAGCACCGGAAATGGGGCAGAGTGACGTCTGTGATCTGGTTCATTACAGCCATTACAGGAGTTGCGGTGTATGTGCTGCTGTACATATTTTATCCGGGCGGACATACGAAGCCGGTGTGGGAAGTTATTCTGGGAGCCTGA
- a CDS encoding carbohydrate-binding protein, with amino-acid sequence MKKLFAGLMMFTLIFGVSFVGSAFASGDEVKLIDSDISVMYKNGYVGFSGNIDVANLGPVKNVTVHYTTDDTNWYDTTATYVGPTDVNREKWHFGISRTDGSKDHLELKDPKFIKFAIKYEVNNQIYWDNNGGANYYNEVNSSYPLSSVILGAPNVLNDKSTLSNGEFSGYIFVKNLNPTKTVKVVYTTDNWATTHEVFAAYGGSVNNFNSVESWKYSINVPGATNVKYAISYTTGGQTYWDNNYGHNYEVN; translated from the coding sequence ATGAAAAAACTATTTGCTGGATTGATGATGTTTACTCTGATTTTTGGTGTATCCTTTGTGGGATCGGCATTTGCCAGCGGTGATGAGGTTAAACTTATTGACTCGGATATCAGTGTTATGTATAAAAATGGATATGTCGGATTCAGCGGGAATATTGATGTTGCTAATCTGGGACCTGTGAAAAATGTCACTGTTCATTACACCACGGATGACACAAATTGGTATGATACGACTGCGACATATGTAGGGCCGACGGATGTAAACCGTGAGAAGTGGCATTTTGGCATTTCCAGAACAGATGGTTCAAAAGATCATTTAGAGTTGAAGGATCCGAAATTCATAAAATTCGCAATTAAATACGAAGTGAATAACCAGATCTATTGGGATAACAACGGGGGGGCGAATTATTACAATGAAGTCAATAGTTCATATCCACTGAGCTCCGTGATTTTGGGAGCACCAAATGTGCTTAACGACAAAAGTACTCTAAGCAATGGTGAATTTAGTGGATATATCTTTGTGAAAAACCTGAATCCGACGAAAACAGTAAAAGTAGTGTACACAACAGACAACTGGGCAACGACTCATGAGGTATTCGCTGCTTACGGTGGCTCCGTGAATAATTTCAATAGTGTTGAATCCTGGAAATACAGTATTAATGTTCCAGGTGCCACAAATGTTAAATATGCGATTTCGTATACAACCGGCGGGCAAACGTATTGGGATAATAACTATGGCCATAATTACGAGGTCAACTAA
- a CDS encoding GntR family transcriptional regulator — protein sequence MWIPIQINENSAEPLYHQIETQLKSLIISGVITEGTLLPSIREFAGDLKCSVITVRRVYQDLENEGLLRTRQGTGTFVSHVGEGAMEGYKKEAIRKALENAVDVGLSVQCSEAELTELFTEIVKHKYGTQT from the coding sequence ATGTGGATACCGATACAAATTAATGAAAACAGCGCCGAGCCGCTGTACCACCAGATCGAAACCCAGCTTAAATCGCTGATAATCAGCGGAGTGATCACCGAGGGGACACTCCTTCCATCGATCCGGGAATTTGCCGGCGATCTGAAATGCAGTGTGATCACCGTGCGCCGTGTCTATCAGGATCTGGAGAACGAGGGGCTGCTGCGGACCAGGCAGGGTACAGGTACCTTTGTCTCCCATGTAGGCGAAGGGGCGATGGAGGGGTACAAGAAAGAGGCGATCCGCAAGGCGCTGGAAAATGCAGTGGATGTCGGTCTGTCGGTACAATGCTCGGAAGCGGAGCTGACGGAGCTCTTCACGGAAATTGTGAAGCACAAATATGGAACACAGACTTGA
- a CDS encoding ABC transporter permease: MNKMGTIISFTFKNKVRTKSFLITTLILILLISIGMNIPYFIKVFQGDDGAKNTQIGVVAEQGNRAAELLLAYAPPAAADADEDTDTVAFTAFASADDAALKQGLDDDKIEGYLTFDAKGSEGVPPVTYHSKDGELDKDLKTYLQGALQQINTQLIAGDKLTQEQVAAMFAPVSIGTQQLSTDGKDGAATDESKPAINYVIVYVLLILFFMSITMTGNMISAEVTSEKSSRIMEILITSASPLTQMFGKVIGIFLVGLMQIAIISGSIAVNLMLPHNASILTDFDLDLGQLNYGILVYGFILYVLGYFLYALMYAAVGSIVSRTEDLGQALMPVMMCTFVAFYIPLFSISAPDTMLIKVASFVPITSPLSMVLRIGVGEVAFWEIAVSLVILLATTFGLGWLAAKIYRTGVLMYGKRPSIKEIRKAMKAYKI; encoded by the coding sequence ATGAATAAAATGGGGACAATTATCAGCTTTACCTTCAAAAATAAAGTAAGAACCAAATCCTTCCTGATTACAACCTTGATTCTGATTTTGCTGATCAGCATCGGCATGAATATTCCATACTTCATCAAGGTGTTCCAGGGGGATGATGGAGCCAAAAACACGCAGATCGGTGTTGTGGCTGAACAGGGGAACCGTGCCGCTGAGCTCCTGCTGGCGTATGCGCCGCCTGCGGCTGCGGATGCAGATGAAGATACGGACACCGTAGCTTTTACGGCCTTTGCCTCGGCGGATGACGCTGCCCTGAAGCAGGGACTGGATGACGATAAAATTGAAGGTTACCTTACCTTTGATGCCAAAGGCAGTGAAGGCGTCCCTCCAGTCACCTACCACAGCAAGGACGGAGAGCTGGATAAAGACCTGAAGACTTATCTCCAGGGTGCGCTGCAGCAGATCAATACACAGCTGATTGCCGGCGATAAGCTGACCCAGGAGCAGGTAGCGGCGATGTTTGCGCCCGTATCCATCGGCACCCAGCAGCTCAGTACGGATGGAAAGGACGGCGCAGCAACGGATGAATCGAAGCCGGCTATCAATTATGTTATCGTCTATGTGCTTCTGATCCTGTTCTTCATGTCGATTACCATGACCGGGAATATGATTTCGGCAGAAGTAACCTCGGAGAAAAGCTCCCGCATCATGGAGATTCTGATTACCAGCGCTTCGCCGCTAACGCAAATGTTCGGCAAGGTCATCGGGATCTTCCTGGTCGGCCTGATGCAAATTGCCATTATCTCGGGAAGTATCGCCGTCAATCTGATGCTTCCGCATAACGCCAGCATATTGACTGATTTTGACCTGGATCTTGGACAATTGAATTATGGCATCCTGGTATATGGCTTCATCCTTTATGTGCTGGGCTACTTCCTGTATGCCTTAATGTATGCTGCTGTAGGCTCCATTGTAAGCCGCACTGAGGACTTGGGCCAGGCATTGATGCCGGTAATGATGTGTACCTTTGTAGCCTTCTACATTCCGTTGTTCAGCATCTCCGCTCCGGACACGATGCTGATCAAGGTGGCAAGCTTTGTGCCTATTACCTCACCGCTCAGCATGGTGCTGCGGATTGGGGTAGGGGAGGTGGCCTTCTGGGAAATTGCCGTCTCGCTTGTGATCCTGCTGGCAACCACATTCGGCCTGGGCTGGCTCGCGGCCAAGATCTACCGGACCGGGGTCCTGATGTACGGCAAACGCCCAAGCATTAAGGAGATCAGAAAAGCGATGAAGGCTTATAAGATTTAA
- the ctaG gene encoding cytochrome c oxidase assembly factor CtaG, translating to MLGLSYFSFAELWSPLFLAVMLLLTAGYFVLIGPLSGRFQGSSQVPLWRRFSFIFGMLALYLAQGGPLSLLGHILFSFHMASMAFSYLVAVPLIMLGIPDWCWRALLKGLLRPLRRVSFLAHPVVAALLFNGLFSLYHIPVIHDYVMLHFAVHRLYYAVLFLTSALMWWNLINPLPELRSINGLGQIGFIFLNMVLLTPACGLIIFAGEPLYATYSDPQTWARAMGYCVSGSPAELLQAFGGPSFFGWLSPKVDQQVGGIAMKFIQEFIFASMLAYVFYHWYKKENGQDDAEVPAPSSELEERVLTRV from the coding sequence ATGCTGGGATTATCCTACTTTAGCTTTGCCGAGCTGTGGAGTCCGCTGTTTCTGGCAGTTATGCTGCTGCTCACAGCCGGTTATTTTGTGCTGATAGGCCCGCTCTCCGGTCGTTTCCAGGGTTCATCACAGGTTCCGCTGTGGCGGCGGTTTTCGTTCATCTTCGGCATGCTGGCGCTGTATCTGGCCCAAGGCGGGCCGCTGAGTTTGCTGGGACATATTTTATTCTCTTTTCATATGGCGAGCATGGCCTTCTCCTACCTGGTTGCGGTCCCGCTGATTATGCTGGGCATTCCTGACTGGTGCTGGCGAGCCCTGTTGAAGGGATTGCTCCGCCCGCTGCGGCGTGTATCTTTTCTGGCTCACCCGGTAGTGGCGGCGCTGCTGTTCAACGGATTATTTTCGCTCTATCATATCCCGGTGATCCATGATTATGTCATGCTGCATTTTGCGGTGCACCGGCTGTACTACGCTGTGCTGTTTCTGACCTCCGCGCTGATGTGGTGGAATCTGATTAACCCGCTGCCGGAGCTGCGCAGCATAAACGGACTGGGCCAGATCGGGTTTATTTTCCTGAACATGGTGCTGCTTACGCCGGCCTGCGGGCTGATTATTTTTGCGGGGGAGCCGCTCTATGCCACTTACAGTGATCCGCAGACCTGGGCGCGGGCGATGGGGTACTGTGTGTCCGGGAGTCCTGCGGAGCTGCTGCAGGCTTTTGGCGGGCCGTCGTTCTTCGGCTGGCTCTCACCCAAGGTGGATCAGCAGGTGGGCGGGATCGCCATGAAGTTCATCCAGGAATTTATTTTTGCCTCGATGCTTGCTTATGTGTTCTATCATTGGTATAAAAAAGAGAACGGGCAAGACGATGCGGAAGTTCCTGCGCCTTCTTCTGAGCTGGAGGAGCGTGTTTTGACCCGGGTATAG
- a CDS encoding ABC transporter ATP-binding protein — MEALKLEQVMKQYGDKTAVNGISLKVEPGEIYGLLGANGAGKTTTMRMVLGLIYPDGGKILYNGKPFSDELQHMMGYLPEERGLYPKVKVSDQIIYLARLRGMSAGDAEKSLRFWLERFDVPEYYNKKIEELSKGNQQKMGFIAAVVHKPQILILDEAFSGLDPVNVELLKDTVKELRDQGTSILFSTHRMEHVEELCRNITILDRSNTVVQGDIREIKKGYPREEVALRTAGELSGLDKIPGVSAVQKQERGYLLSISEIGAAQRILQHAMAAGEVEHFEIKEPTLNQIFIRAVGESNE; from the coding sequence ATGGAAGCTTTGAAGCTGGAACAAGTTATGAAGCAGTATGGAGACAAAACCGCAGTAAATGGAATCAGCCTGAAGGTGGAGCCAGGAGAGATTTATGGACTGCTCGGTGCCAACGGCGCCGGCAAAACAACGACCATGCGTATGGTGCTGGGACTGATCTATCCCGATGGAGGGAAGATTCTTTATAACGGTAAGCCGTTCAGCGATGAGCTGCAGCATATGATGGGATATCTCCCGGAGGAACGGGGGCTGTACCCGAAGGTTAAGGTCAGCGACCAGATTATCTATCTGGCCCGGCTGCGCGGCATGTCAGCCGGTGATGCGGAGAAGAGCCTCCGCTTCTGGCTGGAACGTTTTGACGTTCCGGAGTATTACAACAAGAAGATCGAAGAGCTCTCCAAGGGCAACCAGCAGAAGATGGGCTTTATCGCCGCAGTTGTGCATAAGCCGCAAATCCTGATTCTGGACGAGGCGTTCAGTGGTCTGGACCCTGTCAACGTTGAGCTGCTTAAGGATACCGTAAAAGAATTGCGTGACCAGGGCACGAGCATTCTGTTTTCTACCCACCGGATGGAGCATGTGGAAGAGCTATGCCGTAATATTACGATTCTCGACCGTTCCAATACGGTCGTGCAAGGCGACATTCGTGAGATTAAGAAGGGGTATCCGCGTGAAGAAGTCGCGCTCAGGACGGCCGGCGAATTGAGCGGATTGGACAAGATTCCAGGGGTAAGCGCGGTGCAGAAGCAGGAGCGGGGGTATCTGCTCTCCATCAGCGAGATCGGTGCAGCGCAGCGTATCCTGCAACACGCGATGGCAGCCGGTGAGGTTGAACATTTTGAAATCAAGGAACCAACCTTGAACCAAATCTTTATCAGAGCGGTGGGTGAATCTAATGAATAA
- the ctaD gene encoding cytochrome c oxidase subunit I, with translation MDWITTVDHKKIAILYLWAGGLFFGIGGLEAILIRIQLIKPMNTFLDAQTFNELITMHGTTMIFLGVMPVIFALMNAVIPLQIGARDVAFPFLNALGFWTFLFGGVLLNLSWIMGGAPDAGWTSYTPLSTTQYSGTHGVDFYTIGLQIAGLGTLIGGINFLATIITMRAPGMSFMRMPMFVWASFITSAIILFAFPAITVGLVLLTFDRILEANFFDTSAGGNSVLWQHIFWIFGHPEVYILILPAFGIISEVIPTFARKRLFGYSSMVFATILIAFLGFMVWAHHMFTTGLGPVANALFSVSTMLIAVPTGIKIFNWLFTMWGGQVRFTSPNLFAVGFIPTFTMGGVTGVMLASAPADFQFHDTYFVVAHFHYVIVGGLVSGLFAGLHYWWPKMFGRMLSETLGKWTFWTFIIGFHLTFFVQHFLGLMGMQRRVFTYLPNQQFDLLNLISTIGAGLMGVGVLIFLTNIFLTSRKPADAPDDPWEDGRTLEWTISSPPPEYNFKQTPLVRGLDAFWKEKTSGHKTMTPAEPVGPIHMPSATILPFLMSVGIFIAGLGFMFSRDDFGNAFMGFLFNNYLVTAIGLVITFGSMLLRSLYDDHGWHIEPEELEGR, from the coding sequence ATGGACTGGATTACCACCGTCGATCATAAAAAGATAGCGATTTTGTACCTGTGGGCCGGAGGCTTGTTTTTTGGCATCGGCGGACTTGAGGCCATTCTGATCCGTATCCAGCTGATCAAGCCGATGAATACCTTTCTGGATGCCCAGACCTTTAACGAACTGATCACCATGCACGGCACGACCATGATCTTTCTTGGTGTCATGCCGGTGATCTTCGCACTGATGAACGCGGTAATTCCGCTGCAGATCGGTGCGCGCGATGTCGCCTTTCCGTTTTTGAATGCGCTGGGCTTCTGGACCTTTCTGTTCGGCGGGGTTTTGCTCAACCTCAGCTGGATCATGGGCGGTGCGCCCGATGCCGGCTGGACCTCGTATACTCCGTTGTCCACCACCCAGTACAGCGGCACACATGGGGTGGATTTCTACACCATTGGGCTGCAGATTGCCGGTCTCGGGACGCTGATCGGGGGCATTAACTTTCTGGCTACCATCATTACGATGCGTGCGCCGGGCATGTCCTTTATGCGGATGCCGATGTTCGTCTGGGCCAGCTTCATTACTTCTGCGATTATCCTGTTTGCTTTTCCCGCTATTACAGTCGGGCTGGTGCTGCTTACGTTCGACCGGATTCTCGAAGCTAATTTCTTCGATACCTCGGCAGGCGGGAACTCGGTGCTCTGGCAGCATATTTTCTGGATCTTCGGTCATCCCGAAGTATACATTCTGATTCTCCCGGCCTTCGGCATCATCTCGGAGGTCATCCCGACCTTCGCGCGCAAGCGCCTGTTCGGCTACAGCTCCATGGTATTTGCCACGATCCTGATCGCTTTCCTGGGCTTCATGGTCTGGGCGCATCATATGTTCACCACCGGCCTGGGCCCGGTAGCGAACGCCCTCTTCTCGGTATCCACCATGCTGATTGCCGTACCGACAGGGATCAAAATCTTCAACTGGCTGTTCACCATGTGGGGCGGTCAGGTGCGGTTTACGAGTCCCAACCTGTTCGCGGTCGGCTTTATTCCCACTTTTACGATGGGGGGCGTCACCGGGGTCATGCTGGCCTCTGCGCCTGCCGATTTCCAGTTTCATGATACGTATTTTGTTGTTGCGCATTTCCATTATGTCATTGTAGGCGGTCTGGTGTCCGGTCTGTTCGCCGGGCTGCATTACTGGTGGCCGAAGATGTTTGGGCGGATGCTGAGCGAAACCTTGGGTAAATGGACCTTCTGGACCTTCATCATCGGCTTCCATCTCACCTTCTTCGTGCAGCATTTCCTGGGACTGATGGGGATGCAGCGCCGCGTATTCACCTATCTGCCGAACCAGCAGTTTGACCTGCTGAATCTCATTAGTACGATCGGGGCGGGACTGATGGGGGTGGGGGTACTTATTTTCCTCACAAATATTTTCCTGACTTCCCGAAAGCCGGCAGACGCGCCAGATGATCCTTGGGAAGACGGCCGCACGCTGGAGTGGACGATTTCCTCGCCGCCGCCGGAATACAATTTCAAACAGACTCCGCTGGTGCGTGGACTGGATGCCTTCTGGAAGGAAAAAACCTCGGGTCATAAAACTATGACTCCTGCAGAGCCGGTCGGTCCGATTCATATGCCATCGGCAACGATATTGCCGTTCCTCATGTCAGTCGGCATCTTTATTGCCGGCCTGGGCTTCATGTTCAGCCGTGATGACTTCGGGAATGCGTTCATGGGCTTTTTGTTCAATAATTATCTTGTTACAGCCATCGGGCTGGTGATTACCTTCGGGTCGATGCTGCTGCGGTCGCTCTATGATGATCACGGCTGGCATATCGAGCCTGAAGAGCTGGAAGGACGGTGA